One Scomber japonicus isolate fScoJap1 chromosome 1, fScoJap1.pri, whole genome shotgun sequence DNA window includes the following coding sequences:
- the LOC128375135 gene encoding adhesion G-protein coupled receptor G5-like has protein sequence MWKTLCLVLSVVWVSMGNAGGRPNPPKIGTPRPLSSTAVNESNPATTQSARVSRSFCENVFNECRHMNDSWTRCYDDKIRVCRRGRQLLPNFIWKNVNLSEEADEGPTSEHRVHIPSSVLQRCSEGADQGEVQLVITVLDSSYFKLTPPPPPGRGRTIRFGPVHMKGEIMGGTVLVVKAGSRPVSNLSQPIILTFKHNKMKNGTCVFWQESDEVDGTGHWSTDGILTSVNGTHFKCSCDHLSFFAVLVNPEISVDKINAENLSYITYVGSALSVFFTAISLIIYICLQRRRPEKAISVHMQLTGALLCLHLSFLLCSFWANLLEVTEEDWVCKALGFFLHWSLLSTISWMALEGFHLYLLLVRVFNIYVRRYVLKLSLVGWGVPTLIAVACWISGVYGKYILRAADDFNSTMPMCGMSSKFPQRLLVSYLTTMAFPCVVILYNTCMLGLVVFKLWRLRAGDSVWNKMNREKGSRLWKDCATVLGLSFVLGLPWGLASTTYISLPGLYIFTILNSLQGVFVFLWSMALTCKSRSDYNSSVKDFSSSQKMMTTSFNS, from the exons ATGTGGAAGACTCTTTGTCTCGTCTTGTCAGTCGTATGGGTTTCTATGGGTAATGCTGGAG GTCGTCCAAACCCGCCCAAAATTGGCACTCCTCGTCCGCTGTCATCCACAGCTGTTAATGAGTCTAACCCAGCAACAACACAAAGTGCCAGAGTCTCCCGGA GCTTCTGTGAAAATGTCTTCAATGAGTGTCGACACATGAATGACTCCTGGACTAG GTGTTATGATGACAAAATTCGAGTCTGTAGACGCGGACGACAACTTTTGCCAAACTTCATTTGGAAGAATGTGAACTTATCTGAAGAG gcTGACGAGGGTCCTACCTCTGAGCACAGGGTTCACATCCCATCCTCAGTTCTCCAGAGATGCAGTGAAGGTGCGGATCAGGGGGAGGTACAGTTAGTGATCACTGTGCTCGACAGCAGTTACTTCAAG CTGACTCCCCCACCGCCACCAGGAAGGGGGAGAACCATAAGATTTGGCCCTGTGCATATGAAAGGTGAAATTATGGGGGGTACAGTGCTGGTAGTGAAGGCAGGGTCCCGTCCTGTCAGCAACCTCTCACAACCCATCATATTAACCTTCAAACACAACAAG ATGAAAAATGGGACTTGTGTGTTTTGGCAAGAGTCAGATGAAGTTGATGGAACAG gTCACTGGAGCACAGACGGCATTCTTACCAGTGTCAATGGAACTCATTTTAAGTGTAGTTGTGACCATCTGAGCTTTTTTGCTGTGCTTGTG AACCCGGAAATATCAGTGGATAAAATAAATGCTGAGAACCTTAGTTATATCACCTACGTTGGATCAgccctctctgtcttcttcacaGCCATCAGCTTGATCATCTACATATGTCTGCA ACGGCGCCGTCCAGAGAAGGCCATCAGTGTGCATATGCAACTAACAGGTGCACTGCTCTGCCTGCACCTCAGTTTCCTGCTGTGCAGCTTTTGGGCGAACCTGCTGGAAGTGACAGAGGAGGACTGGGTTTGCAAAGCTCTGGGTTTCTTCTTACACTGGTCCCTGCTGTCCACCATCAGCTGGATGGCTCTGGAGGGATTCCACCTCTACCTTCTCCTTGTCCGAGTCTTTAACATCTATGTCAGGAGATACGTGCTCAAACTCAGCTTGGTGGGATGGG GTGTTCCTACATTGATCGCAGTGGCGTGTTGGATTTCAGGTGTTTATGGGAAATACATTCTGAGGGCTGCAGATGACTTCAATTCAACAATGCCAAT GTGCGGAATGAGCAGCAAATTCCCACAGAGACTTTTGGTCAGCTACCTCACTACAATGGCCTTTCCATGTGTGGTGATACTATATAACACCTGCATGCTGGGACTGGTGGTTTTTAAGCTGTGGAGGCTGAGGGCAGGCGATAGTGTCTGGAATaagatgaacagagagaaagggagcagACTGTGGAAGGATTGTGCCACAGTGTTGGGCCTCAGCTTTGTGCTGGGGTTACCTTGGGGCTTAGCCAGCACCACCTACATCTCCCTCCCTGGGTTATACATCTTCACTATACTCAACTCCCTACAGG gTGTATTTGTGTTCCTGTGGTCCATGGCTTTGACTTGCAAGTCTCGATCTGATTATAATTCCTCAGTCAAAGACTTTTCCTCCTCTCAGAAAATGATGACTACTAGTTTCAATAGCTGA